In Pseudomonas putida, a genomic segment contains:
- the rbsD gene encoding D-ribose pyranase: MKKTPLLNVALSRVIAGMGHGDILVIGDAGLPVPAGVEVIDLALTPGVPDFSSVLRVVLSELQVERHVLAEEMKAVVPPAMVEIERSQRKLGKREWVSHEAFKELSRSARAVVRTGECQPYTNIALISGVIF, encoded by the coding sequence ATGAAGAAGACCCCTCTGCTGAACGTGGCCTTGTCGCGGGTGATCGCCGGGATGGGGCATGGCGACATCCTGGTGATCGGTGATGCCGGGTTGCCGGTGCCGGCGGGGGTGGAAGTGATCGACCTGGCGCTGACACCGGGGGTGCCGGACTTTTCCAGTGTGCTGCGGGTGGTGCTGAGCGAGTTGCAGGTGGAGCGGCACGTGTTGGCCGAGGAGATGAAAGCCGTGGTGCCCCCGGCCATGGTCGAGATCGAGCGTTCGCAGCGCAAGCTGGGCAAGCGTGAGTGGGTGAGCCACGAGGCGTTCAAGGAGCTGTCGCGAAGTGCCCGGGCCGTGGTCCGCACGGGTGAGTGCCAGCCCTATACCAACATTGCCCTGATCTCTGGGGTGATCTTCTAG
- the rbsK gene encoding ribokinase: MQAKVVVVGSLNMDLVARAQRLPRPGETLAGDAFFTLPGGKGANQAVAVARLGGSVAMVGNVGDDAYGEQLRAALEVEGIDCQGVSVCEGVSSGVALITVDASSQNCIVIVPGGNGLLTPQAVQRFDALLQAAEVIICQLEVPADTVAWTLARGHALGKRVILNPAPATGPLPSEWLPHIDYLTPNESEAEALTGLVVNDEASARAAAQHLLQLGAGKVIVTLGAQGALFVSPEGSAHYPAPKVKALDTTAAGDTFIGGFAAGLVRGLEEGEAIAFGQRAAALSVTRVGAQPSIPCLKELDP, translated from the coding sequence ATGCAGGCCAAGGTAGTGGTGGTAGGCAGCCTCAACATGGACCTGGTGGCCCGCGCCCAGCGGCTGCCACGGCCGGGCGAGACCCTGGCCGGCGATGCGTTTTTCACCTTGCCGGGCGGCAAGGGCGCCAACCAGGCGGTTGCCGTGGCGCGCCTGGGTGGCAGCGTGGCCATGGTCGGCAACGTCGGTGACGACGCCTATGGCGAGCAACTGCGCGCGGCATTGGAAGTGGAGGGCATCGACTGCCAGGGCGTGAGCGTATGCGAGGGTGTGTCCAGCGGCGTGGCGCTGATCACCGTGGATGCCAGCAGCCAGAACTGCATCGTCATCGTCCCAGGTGGCAACGGCCTGCTGACGCCGCAAGCCGTGCAGCGTTTCGATGCGTTGCTGCAGGCTGCCGAAGTGATCATCTGCCAGCTCGAGGTCCCGGCCGATACCGTGGCCTGGACCCTGGCCCGCGGGCATGCGCTGGGCAAGCGGGTGATCCTCAATCCGGCGCCGGCCACCGGCCCGCTGCCGTCCGAATGGCTGCCCCATATCGACTACCTCACGCCCAACGAAAGCGAGGCCGAGGCGTTGACCGGCCTTGTCGTGAACGATGAGGCCAGCGCCCGCGCTGCGGCCCAGCACCTGTTACAGTTGGGCGCCGGCAAGGTGATCGTGACCCTGGGCGCCCAGGGGGCCTTGTTCGTCAGCCCTGAGGGCAGCGCGCATTACCCCGCGCCGAAGGTCAAGGCGCTGGACACCACGGCGGCAGGCGATACCTTCATCGGTGGCTTTGCCGCCGGCCTGGTACGTGGGCTGGAGGAGGGCGAGGCCATTGCCTTCGGCCAGCGCGCTGCAGCGTTGTCGGTCACCCGCGTGGGTGCCCAGCCATCCATCCCTTGTCTGAAGGAACTGGACCCATGA
- a CDS encoding LacI family DNA-binding transcriptional regulator — protein MATIKDVAALAGISYTTVSHVLNKTRPVSEHVRLKVEAAIRDLDYVPSAVARSLKARSTATIGLLVPNSVNPYFAELARGIEDACERNGYCVILCNSDDNPQKQRSYLRVLLEKRIDGLVVASVGEDQDLLQSLASVRTPMVIVDRELEGVDADLVRIDHEHGAYLATRHLLELGHEDIAYIGGPAETGVSRLRLAGFRRAMAEARLAVASNRVQHCDFTSPGGHATAAQLLDGERPTAIFAGNDMIGFGVLRAAAERNISVPGELSVIGFDDIELSRYVYPALSTVGQSIRELGDSAAALLLTRIGDPHGPAQQRIVAPRIVPRESTGPRPTLFNDYR, from the coding sequence ATGGCAACCATCAAAGACGTCGCGGCCCTAGCGGGCATTTCCTACACCACCGTGTCCCATGTGCTGAACAAGACGCGCCCTGTCAGCGAGCATGTGCGGCTCAAGGTCGAGGCCGCGATCCGCGACCTCGACTACGTGCCCAGCGCCGTGGCCCGGTCGCTCAAGGCCCGCAGCACCGCCACCATCGGCCTGCTGGTGCCCAACAGCGTCAACCCGTACTTCGCCGAACTGGCCCGGGGCATCGAGGATGCCTGCGAGCGCAACGGCTATTGCGTGATCCTGTGCAACTCCGACGACAACCCCCAGAAGCAGCGCAGCTACCTGCGCGTGCTGCTGGAAAAACGCATCGACGGACTGGTGGTGGCGTCGGTGGGTGAAGACCAGGACCTGCTGCAAAGCCTCGCCAGCGTGCGCACGCCCATGGTCATCGTCGACCGCGAGCTCGAAGGTGTCGACGCCGACCTGGTGCGCATCGACCACGAGCACGGCGCCTACCTCGCCACCCGCCACCTGCTGGAGCTGGGTCACGAGGACATCGCCTACATCGGCGGCCCGGCCGAGACCGGTGTCAGCCGCTTGCGCCTGGCCGGTTTCCGCCGGGCCATGGCCGAGGCGCGACTGGCGGTGGCCAGCAACCGCGTGCAGCACTGCGACTTCACCAGCCCCGGCGGCCATGCCACGGCCGCGCAGTTGCTCGATGGCGAGCGGCCCACGGCGATTTTCGCCGGTAACGACATGATCGGCTTCGGCGTGCTGCGCGCCGCCGCCGAGCGCAACATCAGCGTGCCCGGCGAGCTGTCGGTGATCGGCTTCGACGACATCGAGCTGAGCCGCTACGTGTACCCGGCGCTGAGTACCGTGGGCCAGTCGATTCGGGAGTTGGGCGACAGCGCCGCGGCGTTGTTGCTGACCCGCATCGGCGACCCGCACGGCCCGGCCCAGCAGCGCATCGTCGCCCCGCGCATCGTGCCACGCGAGTCCACCGGGCCGCGCCCGACCCTGTTCAACGATTACCGCTAA